Part of the Neosynechococcus sphagnicola sy1 genome, CCCCCCGCGATCGCCCTAGCGGCGACGATGCCTTAATCCGGATGTTGTTGCTGAAACCGCAGTTTCCAGAAGATCCCCGAGATCAGGTTGGTCAAGACGTGGGCAGTAATCGGCACCAAGAGATTGTGGGTTGCCAAGGTGCTGTAGCCCAACATCAGGCCAATGGTTGTCGCCCATACGGCATAGGGCCACTGTCTGAAGTTGCTGAGGTGGGAAATGCCAAAACACAGACTGGAGACAATTAATCCGGCGGTACTCAAGCCCAGGGCTGGGAGCATCACCCCCCGAAACAGCAGTTCTTCACTGATCCCCGGCAATAAGCCTAGCCATAATAAGTCCGGCCAGGCCAGGGGTTTAATCACCAACTCAAGATAAAAATCGGCACTGCGACGATAGGTCGGCCACACCTGATAGACCAAGGCGCTCATGGCTGCGATCGCACTGCCGATCCCCAATCCTACGGGGGAAGGCGCTCCCGCGCCAATTCCAGGTCATCAAATCCACAGACCCAAAGTACATCCATAACTTGGCTGCGGCGAGCAAGACCAAGGCGGTAAATCCCATCGCCAGCAAAATCTGGGTGCGGGTCAATGGCTCCATCTCGGAACGATCAGGAAGGGGATCAGTCACTGCAAGCAGGTCTCTCCAGGGGCATCTTAACCTTAAGGATACTGTGGTTGGCGAACTGATTGACAGGCAGGCGGCTGCGGAGTCACCCTTACCTCGCAATGGGGACAGGAAATTGTCGCTGCATCAGTTTCTGAGATTGGATCTGGCTGCGCGATCGGACGTCCACAACGACGGCAGATCTGATGGCTTCCCAGTTTCAGCCCCTGTTGCACCGCCACCCGCTGATCGAAGACAAAGCACTCTCCTTGCCAGAGACTTTCTGCGGCTGGCACCTCTTCCAAGTACTTGAGAATGCCCCCCTGTAAGTGATATACCTCCTTGAAGCCTGCTTCCAGCATCCAGGCTGTAGCTTTTTCGCAGCGAATGCCCCCGGTACAGAAAAGAGCGACCTTGAGATGGATTGCCGGATCGAGGTGATGCCGGACATATTCCGGGAAGTCTCGAAAAGACTGGGTCTGGGGATCAATCGCGCCTTCAAAACTGCCAATGTTAACTTCATAGTCA contains:
- a CDS encoding CPBP family intramembrane glutamic endopeptidase, giving the protein MGIGSAIAAMSALVYQVWPTYRRSADFYLELVIKPLAWPDLLWLGLLPGISEELLFRGVMLPALGLSTAGLIVSSLCFGISHLSNFRQWPYAVWATTIGLMLGYSTLATHNLLVPITAHVLTNLISGIFWKLRFQQQHPD
- a CDS encoding rhodanese-related sulfurtransferase, with protein sequence MSAVVATFYKFVRLADFAEKQQPLLTFCQEQAVKGTILLAAEGINGTIWGTPQAVTAVLDWLRSDLRLHDLVPKIANCQVSAFERMKVRLKQEIVTLGIPEVDPSHQVGTYVSPQNWNDLITDPDVTVIDTRNDYEVNIGSFEGAIDPQTQSFRDFPEYVRHHLDPAIHLKVALFCTGGIRCEKATAWMLEAGFKEVYHLQGGILKYLEEVPAAESLWQGECFVFDQRVAVQQGLKLGSHQICRRCGRPIAQPDPISETDAATISCPHCEVRVTPQPPACQSVRQPQYP